From a single Brassica napus cultivar Da-Ae chromosome C9, Da-Ae, whole genome shotgun sequence genomic region:
- the LOC125592876 gene encoding 50S ribosomal protein L24, chloroplastic-like: protein MATMSALQSSFTSLSISSFLGQRLLSPIPLSVASPVKLAENRPCLVFAKLKRWERKKCKPNSLPILHKMHVKFGDTVKVISGRDKGKVGEVTKIFTHNSTIVIKDVNLKTKHMKSREEGEPGQIVKIEAPIHSSNVMLYSKEKEVVSRVGHKVLEDGQKVRYLIKTGELIDTVEKWKQLKEAKDKETTQVAAASAS from the exons ATGGCGACCATGTCTGCTCTTCAGAGCTCCTTTACATCTCTTTCTATATCCTCATTCCTCGGCCAGCGTCTCCTTTCCCCGATTCCCCTCTCCGTCGCATCTCCG GTCAAGCTCGCTGAGAACCGCCCATGTCTTGTCTTTGCAAAG CTTAAGCGTTGGGAAAGGAAGAAATGCAAACCAAACAGTCTTCCCATCCTGCACAAGATGCACGTCAAGTTTGGAGATACGGTCAAAGTGATATCTGGACGAGACAAGGGTAAGGTTGGAGAAGTCACTAAGATCTTTACCCACAACAGCACCATCGTCATCAAAGATGTTAACCTCAAGACCAAACACATGAAGAGCCGTGAAGAGGGTGAGCCTGGCCAAATTGTCAAG ATCGAAGCACCGATCCACAGCTCAAATGTGATGCTGTATTCGAAAGAAAAGGAGGTGGTAAGCCGGGTGGGTCACAAGGTCCTTGAAGATGGACAGAAGGTAAGATATCTTATCAAAACTGGGGAACTTATCGACACTGTTGAGAAGTGGAAGCAACTTAAGGAGGCTAAGGATAAAGAAACAACTCAAGTTGCAGCTGCCTCCGCATCTTAA